aaatctcGATTATTTTCTTTCTATTCTAATTAGCTTACTGTAGCCATTAATTGCAATGTCATTATTGGTCCAAAAAATCAAAGtgatattttatttgataaactATGAGATACATTATAATTAGAGAAAGACAAATAATATAAGAGTTATTAAATGTTTTAGTTTTTTTCATATCCGTACGTTTTACTTTCATATTTAGTGTTCATGAATTCTCTTTCAGACTTAAGGAAAAACTTGAATAAGAGATCTCAAACCTAAAATAGGAGTAATTTTGTAGTTACTAAAACCTGCAGCAAAAAATAGTTTAGCCCATTCTTCTTCTTGTCTCTCTTTTCCGGTCACCAAAGCCATCATCAGCATATCGAAGAAGAGCTGCGTTTCTGTCGAGTTGAAGGCTTCACCATTCATTTTCTCATTCTTCGTCAATACCATATCTATTATCATCACCTTTCCTCCCTTCTTGTTTTGTCTTGAAATTGCCTCCTTACATCGCTTCAAAatcttcaagcattcatcatCATTCCAATCATGCAATATCCACTGTTTAATTAACACAAAAGCATAACCCATTCATTGATCAAAATGATATGATTATATCTATTGCACATTATTGTTAAAACAGAGATAATTGATAAAAGATTTAGCAAAAAACCTTTAGTAAAACTGCATCTGAAGCTGGAACTTCCTTAAACATATCACCTGCAACATATTTCAAGTTCCCACTATCTTGTAAGTTAGCAACAACATGAGGAAGATCAAGCACAATACACTCCAAGTGTGGAAACGCATCAACAATGGCCTTGCCCAATGTTCCGGTACCGCCTCCAACATCCACCAAAGAATTCAATCCCTCGAACACCTTTTTGCACTTGTCAATAAGAATGCTATTAACCAATCGAGCATCGCTAGCCATTCCTTCATTAAACAAACTGTTTAGCTTTTGGTCATGTCCGGCATAATCCCAGAAAGTCTTTCCATGTGTGGTATAAAATGGTGTATGATCATTATTTTGGAACCAGGTGCCTAGACAATGCCAAGGCTCTGTTAAAATAGGATCCAACATAGCTTTCAAAAAAGGTGTTACGCTTAAGGGATTATCCTTAAGTAGCAGACGAGAAGCATTCGTAAGGACATAACCATCTTCTTGAGCATCATTGCATAAATTTCGTTGTGCAAAGAAGCCCGAATGAACTAAAATACGCATGAGCCGGTAGATGTTGCATGCCTTGGTAGGGTTGAGCATTGGCAGTGCAGCAACCAACTCAGTAATGGTCATGGGCTTGCCATGATTTTGAATAATATCTGGGATACCTAAATCAATTGCACATTTGAGAGACATGGAATTTATGAAATTGAAAATGTGGTTCCAAACGTGAGCTTGAGCTTGAAGTAGCTCATTAACATGCTCTCCGTTCGCATTCACTATATCCATCTTAGCCAAGGTCTTTCGGCTTTGCTCTGAACCCACGTAGCACTGGAATTTGCTATTTATAGACCGTGAAACATATCTGTAAGTATGACTTTGCTCTGAATCCGCACAGCACTGAAAATTTCTATTTATTGAATATTTTTATGCTCTTTCGTGGCCATTGGTTCCCATGCTGTAACGTCTCAATAATGGAGTTAAATCTGTTCATGGTAATAATAGTAAATGAGCCCAACGACAAAGAAATAGCATTAAAGATATTGCAAAGGCGAATTGATCTTCCATCCAGTGTTGTCTTAATCACCGtttaaaacaaaacaattaaTGGAATTAAAGAAATATCATTTCTCTTAAATTATAATTgatattattagtataatatttttattgttgGAAAATAGATGTTCATGTAGCCCATAATTGTCAAGAATTCATTTTCTTGCAACTCTTGTACCCCTAAATATTTATAGGGAACTTTAATTCTATTTATTAGAGTTTTGTAACTTGTGGTGGTTGGGGCCTTGAAAATAGAAGATATGTATAAGTCTTTTATATATCCCAAAGTTAAAGTTGAATAATCATTTCATTTTTCTATTCTTCTTTCTTGTTCATTctatatttctttttattttataatacgttatcaatataattttattaacaaGAATAGGTTCTTAATTTGTGTCAAAATTTTGTTGGACTCTAAGCATTGGAATTTAATTGTTTGGTTCAAAAAATCATGTGTGATTGCTCGAGATTTGTTTGGGGACGACCACTTTCTTTTCACTACAAAGAATGCTCATAGTCTCTACTTCTCATCCACAATTATCTAAGGAAGTccaatatttttttttgaaatttgattcaatttctatTAAGAAgataaatttatataattctCTATTTGCATCTCTATGAATTTATCAATCCCTTCTTGAGTTTAATTGTTGGGATTTCTACGTGGAGGTATATGTTTTTTATAGAATTGATTGGTTTagttttaattttgattaaaatatattattgttCTTATATCTTCTTATCTATTGTAAAGGTGTATTATATGCAATAATTAGTTTGGAGTTTAAATTTATACATGCTTGAAAAGCGTATAATGAATTTTTTGCTACAACCTGACTAAGAAAGCGTGTAATATATTctttaaaattatgaattagttTTGAAAGAAAATTATGATAAGAAAATTTATCATTAGATATATTTCGTTCCTCAAGTGAATGCAACATTACATAATTAATCTTAAAAGGACAAAATTATAACTGCAGTTATAAGCATGGTTTTTAATGAGATATTATGGGTATAATAATCACTATAATTATAGTGATTATAATAATTCTTTTCTCTCGTATAAAGTGAAACGATAAATTTAAATAAGAGAATCACTAAAGTTTTCTAAATAGCCCTTCAAAGAGAACAAAAATATTTATGTGATactcaaaaataatttaatacatGCATATTGATTGAGTATTTTGCCAAGGTttgattaaaacaaaaaaaaaaggaacaatGTATATACACATTTTTGATCATTGAAATCAAATtggatatttgaaaattttgacatattCCACAAGGCGAGATATTGcacataattttataaaaattatatttcttttattgaGTTAATGACATTATGGACCTCTCATTGGTTTAGATATTTTCGAAGTAAATGTCTTAGTGGATATAAAATAAAAGGAATgacaataaaattataaattattacaatttatatTGACATTATAATCCCATTAGTTGTGGAAAAGTATAAGGTTAAAAAGCAGATGATGTTAATAAACAATATGATAAATATGAATGCATCGTGTACATGCCTGTAGCATGTCTACAACATTAAATTTTGCAAAGTCTTATAAAAAAACAGAGACTCTATATTGCatgataataaaatttgaattaaaattatGCTATAAGAGTTGgaggttagaaaattttaattttaaacctCTATAGCTGCAAGTTTAATATCTTATTGTGACCTTATAATAGTTTGTATTTTATTGTGTTATGGTATATAAAAATTATCTAACTACATGCTTGTTAAAGTGATTGAGTAATGACATGAGTTTATTTTTGCtatgtttaatatatatattatttatacttaTTCCTTATACAAATATACATCATCTTTTATATGAATATGTAGGATTGACTcgattaagcaacaaacaagtaaaaaatagcagaagaaattgagaaattaagcacacaaatttAACATAGAAAAATCCCTCTAAAAAAGATAGAAAACTACGGGCAAaagtaattttactataatggtaaAAGAACGAAAAgtataaaagatggagataaaagcTAAACCCCAAAACctaaaaacaaagaaccctcaaaacgtaaacacaaaattctataaaagtgttatgagttctaatcttttTTAATGGTTATAtgttctaaggttgtaaaagagcctatttataggctaaattagtaggtcaaataataataataaaaatttggacTAATCAAAACTCAACTGAAACAGATAAATAGAGTTTAATTGGGAGATTAcctctcaaatttgactgaaatatgaGGCATACTCAACAAATATCCACCTTGACTCGTACTTCCACAACATCGTCTCTGCTAAAGCCTgtcacgagcctatcttgaactatgtagGGAATTAACTAAGTCGAATCTATGCTTAGAAGTTGGAAGACTTTTAACCTTCGACTtgtgcactgccaaatcaaaactaactcggGTTTGACTTTCACGAATagagtgccctaacttttcaaaacctgcaagAGAACCTTTCTTCAATGAAACagtcatacatttttccctcctatgacctaGTTGCCTtcgctccaaacgagttgactttgACTCTATAACGAATGAGGGACTTTCAGTTTCATCAGTCACtatagaaccttccagaatataaagattgtcggtctttttaccttttaatAAAACAAGAGCCCCACGAGACACCTTAATGTCACTCGACTCAATATTTATTCTGTAACCTTTCGAGTCTAAAATACTCtaagagatgagattctttcgtaaatcaagtACATACATGACATCTAAGAGTGTCCTAATTGTCCCATAgtgcatcctaattttaacagtatcAATATTGATTACCTTATTGGATGAATtgtttcccatgcgcacaactctaCCTTCAAttaaactgtatgtggagaatcATTCTcagttgggacacatgtggaaagaacatctcgaatctaggatccactcagaTATAAGCTCGGAGCTATTGCTCATTGACACTAACAAGTAATCATCACGGCTTTCGCCGGCCAAATTAGCATCAGTtacattgtaacgccccaaaataccTTTATGTGTATCTATAGTAATTTGACACAAAtctgtgtctgcttcagtggttaagtgttttgggaagtgtctaagaggtcccaagttcaagcattAACTTGGGCaatttttggtattttaatgaataaaaccTAAACTTGGTCCATTAGGCTTATATTTTATTGtttgtaaaatatgtaagaatgggcctgctggtctgatgGTTAAGTGGAGGGTTGGTGTGATGAAGGTCCTGTGCTCGATTCCCTACGTCAGCTTTATTTTTGTACGGTTACGGGGAAAAGTTTGAGTTGGATCAGAAATCTGAGTAGTGGGTAGTTAGAGGAGAGAATTGAGTAGAAAAAGATAGAGGGTTAATAGTTTCAGGGAATACTGCTTTTTTTTTGGCAAATTCGGCTACCCCTTCTCCCTTTCCTCTCCTTTTACTGCTGAAATTCCCTTGCTTTCTCTCCTATTTTTGCTATTCTTTCTTTCTGCCTTCTAATCGTTCTGTATTCACTGTTAGGGGCGTGTGTGGTAAGTTTTCATTTCACTAAACTCGAATGTTACTCTGAGTAAGCGTCTAAAAGGGTGTTTTGGTTGTTGTTTAGGGGTTACTCGTGAGGCTGGTATTAACGCTTTGTCAGCTTGAATTGGAGTCGCGCACATTTGGTAGTAGTAAGTCGGTTCTATGATTTTAAGATTGGTTGTAAGACTCATTTTGGATTCTAAAAAGTTGGAATACTCTAATTATAGGTATTGGTGGTCTTGGGATAGTAGTTACAGCGAAAttgaaccaggtgtgtacccgaaaacatAGAAAACGAGTAGCAACAAAAGCTGAAAAATTAAACTGTTGACaccgcacgggcgtgtggttacccgtgtggtaggccgtgtggtagtacacgaccgtgtgtttgatgaactaGGCCATGCGCGCGTGACACGGGTGCATGACACAACCATATGATGGTTGGTGACACCATGTGCGAGATACGGGCTCAACAAATTGCGTCGTGTGACTCACACAAGCATATGGGTCAACACAGGtgaaccacacaggcgtgtcggCCCACACGAGCATATGGGCCCACACAGATGAACGACATAGGCGTGTGGGATTCTGGGCTAAGCTGTGTGATCCATATGACCTAGGTCAATTTGGACTGTATAGGCCACACaagcaggccacatgggcgtgtgagctcaTTTTTCTGGAATAAtatgtaaggttgcacgggttgcccaagtcgactgtgacctaccgtagggtcggtaacCATTACTTAGACCCTTGATTCTGTGATCTGATTATGTgatgtatgtattaagcatgttaCTCTTAGCATGTGTATCTAACCGATTGTATGATATATTAAATTGCATTATAGCTTGCCATATTTGTATGacgcattgcatcggggtggggCTGGTGctatgatggaggaagtattctgaaaggctcttaagcctgttTTCTGGCAACTCAGCTgtaattatctgattatgtgtcGCATTTCGGTATAGCACAGTGTgttgggatgggtgggtcgattttatccccacacgGTGTGTTAGGTTGGAtagagatggtgtgcagggttggtaggCATGATTCTGTTATTCTACTCTGTTATGCATGTTACATCTAAGATGGGCTAAGACCTAGTTCGTATCTGATTCTGTATCTGAGTGGACTAAGATTCACACCAATTCTGTAAAGGGCTCAGGCCCAAATTATCTATTATTTGGATAAATGATTGACTTCTGCTACTGTGCATATTTTCCGTGGggaatacacactgagtttgtgaaaactcactcttttctgtttaatctatgtaggtaatccccagacttgatggATCAGTGTAGTGGAGGGCTCAACAGTAACCACCATTATCTAATTGCTTATTTTAGGTTTTTGGCGGTTACATCGCATATTTCTTGTTAGTATTTTATGTATGATGGACTTTCGGAttgtttggttttaatttggggttTCGAACTGTTGATATGGATTTATAAACTGCAACTTAATTAATTACGATTTTCCTAAAATAAACTGAGATTTTACGTAAAAGAAAcagttttcaaaaattatttgggtttcaaaagcttctgcgtaaaaaaaatgttttaaagaaAATCAATTAGTCCATGTTTTCCCGAACTTAGTAAAAGATAATAACTGGAACGGTTCAAGGTCAGGTTAGTAAAAGATAATAACAGGAACGGTTCAAGGTCAGggcattttcaaaaacactctcatgtgacatcatcagattcagccataacgtccaggccgggtttggggttttATATACATCTTCCTTGTTACTCTCAACAGcccttttatttcgcagtttataacaatcttcTTTCGTCttacctaactttttacaatagtgaCACCTTTTGTCTtgcttctttgatgctaccaaaatggaagcttgcctatctgccttgctatctgaaccaaactcattgtcgagtttgtatttactcaacaaatgaccttTCACATCCTCGAATGAGAGTTTGTCTCTAACATAAATCAAGGTATCcctaaaagacttgtatgaagagggtaaagagcacaataatagtatAGTCTGATCTTTATTGTCAATCTTAACCTTagcattatttaaaaaatttgaaagagTAATAAATCTactaatgtgatctctaagaagctcacctttgTTCATGCGAAACGTCAATAGACATTTCAATACTAAACGGTTAGCCAAAGACTTAgtcacataaagagtttctaactttTTCCACAAGGTGGATGAGGTTTtatccatcaatacctcctgcaattcCCTATTCacaaggcacaactggattgcagacaaaTTGTTTTCATCAAGCTTTTCCCATTTTGTCTGATCTAGATTCTTAGGCTTTTTTCCAGTAATGACCTTTTTCAGGCTAATTTGAACTAGAATTTTCATCattcgaacttgccacagattgatatATGTGCCACTATCAAACTTCTCAAtgtcaaaccttgttgttgccataTCTGAAtgggctgatctatgaaaattgaactagctctaatACCACAGTTTGTTGGGGAACGACCCATATAAACAACGAGATAATAAAagtggagaagaatgaacacaaATAATTTACGTGGAAAACCCTCAAAGAGGGAAAAACTACTGGCAAATAAGGCTTTGAAttttcactaaatgagtaaaCAACGAGAGGAcaatatgaaaaaaaataaatgttaaaccaagctttatttgataaaattttttaatataacaaattgaaaagtttttgaataaaagttaaaattgaacaaaattaacaaaatgaTTTGTTTAAAATTGAAGCCTAAGAGATAAAATTTTGTATATCTACTTTGAACTCTTAGAAATTTTTTGAAACAACtttaaaatcaagttaaaaatgaTTTTCACTTAGTAAAAAGACTTTTAACAAatcaaataattttcaaaaaagtCAAAATAGCTCCAGGCCAAAAAGTATCAATACCTTTTTGGCCAAGTAttgatattttttaaattatcaaTACCCTCTCTTAAAAGCGATACCAAAATGGCATTATATTTTCACAAACCCTACTAAGTCTCGATACCTTGGTCAAGTATTTTCTGAATTATTGATACCCCCTCTTAAAATTAATACCAAAATAGCATTCTATTTTCACAAAACCTACAAAGTATCGATATAGTATTGATATCTTTTCATAAAGTATCGGTAAAATTGTTTTGGTATTGATAGTTAAACTCCAACGGCCATTGAATTTAGCATTTATTGCAAAAATTATCGATACCTTTTTATATGGTATCAATACTAGATGTTGTAGGTGAATTAAATGCTTTGGTTTTTACATCTCCAATGGCTCTATTCATGACACCAACAACCAAAATGATTGGAAATCAATTTGGAGGTATAAATACCAACTTCTAAAGTTCCTACAACAATAAGAAATCACTTTCAAGCAAAAATCATCAATCAAACAACCTTTGAGCTTACTATTTCCATATTATTTTTACATACACTTGGGAGCTTTACTTCTATTCTTTTGCTCAAGTGTATTTCAATGTATTTGAGCTTAGTTTGCAAACACTTTAATCTTTTAAgggttttttctttgttttcttatttGCATTTTCTTGAGAGGGTTTGTGTCTTAAGATTTAGGATAGAAATTTTAAGGAAGTTGGaaggttaaaccttgtcctcaaaggttatcaaattagtgaatttaggAAAATCCATTGTTGTGAAAAGCTAAGCTTGTGGAGTAGACAATTGGGGCCGAACCACTCCAAATTATCATGTTGATCTTTTAAATTTCTTTCTAGCTTTCACATTTTTTTAAAAAGTCAATTCACCCACTCTTGGAAATTTCGGTTTGATTTATTGAGCTAACAATAAAGTTAAATGTACAACCTATACATTACCTAAAAACCCCAAATACAAAGGTCAAAATTTCACGAGTAAACCGATAAACAAAACCATAAATCTTATAGGACACTTATAAAAGGGGTATAAAATACTCTTCATAATTACCGCGAAACTCTCACCAAAACTCATATGCGACTACATCTTGTCGCATTCAAAGAAAACTCCTCACTGATTGGTGTATCAAAACAAGGATACAAGACCCCTTTATATAGGCTAAAATTAGAGTTCTATACTAAAATATCCCTGGAATAATCAATGTTTAACTGGTAAAAGATAGCAGAGTTTAACTGAGAGAAGTATACAAGGTACACCCCACagaaaaataaagtttttaaGGATCCAAAATTTTTATCATCCATGTTGAAAAGAATTGCAAAATtgcatattatttaaaataagttacGCATTCATTAAGGTATTACATCATATTGTAAAATCTCTTGAGGAGTTAATGTTGCACCTCTTTGTTATGCAAAATCTTGTAGAACATAATATTATTACTTTTAGATTGAGAAGATATATATATCAAAGGAAATATTTATGTGTTTTACATTAAAATTATGTACAAAAATGACATAAGATACTTatgtatttatattataaatattccCTAAAGGAATACATTACATTTATATGGTTGACACATGAGATAGTGACAAAACATTCACTAGTATTGGCATAATTGATTAGACCATCCAGGATCATATATGATGCtgaaattaattgagaattcatatggacatccATTAAACAACCAgaagattatttaatttaaaataactcTCATGTAttgcttgttctcaatgaaaatttaTTATTAGAAACTCATtggctaaagttgagatttaatgtattgcatttttaaaatgaatatggctcattcatccaccatgtggatgattttgatattatatgatattggtagatgcatctactaATAATCACATATGTGATATCAACTCGTAACATGTCATTTGCGAGattgtttgtttaaataattaatttcatattatgcAATTAAGAAAACTCATTTTGCTAATGCTAGTGATTTTACATCCCAAGTTTTCAGTGGTTGTTTGGGGTAAAAATTGGACATCATGTAGCTTATGTTCACATACAAAACggtttacataaattatttatcaaacGCCTCCACTAACAGCTAGATCATTACTTATGAGAAAAAAACTCCCTATTACAGCTTGAGGATATGCTATTTTGCATACAACAGCACTTGTGCGCATCAGGCCAACATATTATAATAAATAGTCGCCATTAAGATTGACCTTTGATCAGCAgtcaaatatttcccatcttaaaatttttgaatgtgttgtatatgttccaattgctccaccaaaCACACAAAGATGAGTGAGTCCTCATAGGAGGTTAGAAATGTACAATGATataaatctccttttattaataaatatttttgagaTATTAATTGGAGATTTAGTTATCATAGAAGTTGTCAATTATTATGATATAGTTTTCCTAACATTAGGGGAGAGAATAGAAAGTTGGATGAATAAAATACATGGAATGAATTCTCAGTATCTAAGATCTTCATACAAATCAATGTGAACCAGAAGTTCACTAGATAATTCATTTTATAAATAAACTGTCAAATTCATTTACTGACCTAAAGAGAATTACAAAACTTCACATACCAACTAAAAATGCTCTAATACGAATTGATGTCCCAATACGACAAACTTTGAGTGCAAAAGAAATTAATCCACGCTTGAAGCGTGGAAGATCAGTCGATGCCAAAAATAAAAATCCCtgtaaaaagaaaggagaaaatattCAATATGGTCATATTGTGGAGGAAAGTGTCTAAGAAGAGGCCAAAGATAtaactaataaaaaaaaaaaccaagaagagattcaagtacctaaaaataatgataatgaagagatctcaataagttatgtttgtaacaccctatacttgaCCCAACTGCTGGGTCTGAGCTACAATGTGTCACATTCATTGCCAGAGCAACTACGATGGATTCATAATTAAAGTAAATCTAAGTTCCATTTATATATGTATCTAATAACCTACAACACTTAATTATAATATCATTCAGTTACCACAAAACTTAACCTATTAGGTACATGCCAAATGTAAATTAAATTGGAAACACACGGACGTTGCTAAGAACAAGATTGGGGTTTGGATCTTGAGGATGATACTTGAAAAACTCGAATCA
The Gossypium arboreum isolate Shixiya-1 chromosome 10, ASM2569848v2, whole genome shotgun sequence genome window above contains:
- the LOC108488620 gene encoding probable O-methyltransferase 3: MDIVNANGEHVNELLQAQAHVWNHIFNFINSMSLKCAIDLGIPDIIQNHGKPMTITELVAALPMLNPTKACNIYRLMRILVHSGFFAQRNLCNDAQEDGYVLTNASRLLLKDNPLSVTPFLKAMLDPILTEPWHCLGTWFQNNDHTPFYTTHGKTFWDYAGHDQKLNSLFNEGMASDARLVNSILIDKCKKVFEGLNSLVDVGGGTGTLGKAIVDAFPHLECIVLDLPHVVANLQDSGNLKYVAGDMFKEVPASDAVLLKWILHDWNDDECLKILKRCKEAISRQNKKGGKVMIIDMVLTKNEKMNGEAFNSTETQLFFDMLMMALVTGKERQEEEWAKLFFAAGFSNYKITPILGLRSLIQVFP